CAGGCCATCCCTGTGGCGCTGCAACAGGCGGCCGAGACCCTCGACCTGAACGTTCATGTGCAGTGGCTCGATACCGATAACCTGCCCCAATCACTGCATGACTTCGACGGTTTCTGGTGCGTCCCCGCCAGCCCTTACCGCGACACTGAAGGCGCAATGCGGGCGATCCGGTTTGCCCGCGAGCAACGCCGACCTTTCCTCGGCACCTGCGGCGGTTTTCAGCATGCCGTGCTGGAATACGCACGCAATGTCCTGGGCTGGAAGGATGCCGAACATGGCGAACTCGCGCCACACGCCAAGCGCGCCGTGATCGCACCGCTGAGCTGCGCCCTGGTGGAAGCCACCGACACCGTGCGCCTGGCGCCCTACACCCGGATCGCCGAAGCCTATGGCACCCTGGATGTGCAAGAAGGCTATCGCTGCCGTTATGGCGTGAACCCCGAGTTCCTCGGTGCCTTGCTCGAAGGCGACCTGATCCCCAGCGGCCACGATTGCGCAGGTGACCTGCGCGCGGTGGAGCTGCTCGATCACCCGTTCTTCGTCGC
The genomic region above belongs to Pseudomonas azotoformans and contains:
- a CDS encoding CTP synthase C-terminal region-related (seleno)protein translates to MKTTPLHLALIGDYNPDVIAHQAIPVALQQAAETLDLNVHVQWLDTDNLPQSLHDFDGFWCVPASPYRDTEGAMRAIRFAREQRRPFLGTCGGFQHAVLEYARNVLGWKDAEHGELAPHAKRAVIAPLSCALVEATDTVRLAPYTRIAEAYGTLDVQEGYRCRYGVNPEFLGALLEGDLIPSGHDCAGDLRAVELLDHPFFVATLFQPERTALAGITPPLAMALLKACQAVSA